gaagagatttgaaggtgaaggtgagagagatctcaaactcaataaccaagcatctaaaccaccatacgacgtccttttggataactaatgttgtatatattattaatatcatcatattgagtttattttttccttaaataactcacacatatgcataaaaattggtctatgaccttataaatacaaattatttgttatatatataccgaattttcagagccgaactcacatttataaatcgaattatacacgtacgtatgccgttccgaattaatgacgaatcacgtcccgttgaccgaattttggaccgaatctggattttacaacaCCGTATAATACTcatacgtttgccgttccgtacgtttaccgaatcccgaattgTTAACTAGGCACTGGACTGACTGGAGAGTGGACATTTGCCTTTGATTTGCtacttattatattattattactaCTTCTATAAACACAAGGCAGCCACGTCTTGCACGATTACATTTACATATTTTAGAAGCATAAAAATCAAATAATCAAAGACAGCCATCAAATCAAAGACTGTCATTTTGATTGGTATGTATACTTTTCATTCAAAATGATCTTTTTAGATATCTTAGAAGTTCGAAGGAACTCTAATAGTGGAGCTCAGGTTTATTTTttcagataaaagaaaaaaatgcaaTACCAAAATTGTTGTTCGAATCCTTCTCCCATTTCTTCAAAGCTGGTgcgttgaaaaaagaaaaaaagcattTGCTAAATGCCGTTATCATATGAGAACCCTGCCGCTAGCACAGTGCATTAtatcctttctttctttttttttaataagaaaaacaGAGAGAATGCCCAAACGAGAGCAACAAGCTCTAAGTTACATAACGGTGTTCAGATAAGCTAATTAAGAATAACACCATTCTGAACAATCACAGTTGGATGAGAGTCATAAATAAACGTCTCAGCAGTCAAAACATGAACTGACTTGAGAGTATCAAAAAATTGTTGGAGGTCAGGACCCTTCCAATTTAAGTTATGTAATAAGTTTGACTGAATGGAAATTTTGCTAATCTAATAGCCTAGAGTTCTGATGAGGAGATACTTTAATTAAGTTGCCTAGGACAAAATCGATAGCTTCAAAATTTCCTCCATGAGTCTGGTTGAATCCTACTTGGAATCTTGCTTGAACCTCCATCTAATAACCCTTCTTAATGGCATGTAAAGTTTCACCATCTTCTGCTGCAAAGTCTATGTTGGATTTCTGCATATCTTTGCTCCATTTCAGTGCTAGATGAGCTCCCCTGTCTGTCCTTGTTGCTCTGTTAAGTCCAGTTGTTGTGTCCTTGTAGTTCCTTGCTCCCACACATTGGCATGAGAAGGACATAGCAAATAAAGCAAAGTTAGTATAAGAAGGTAAATCACCATTAGCATTGTTAGTATTCACCTCAAATATACTAATGCTAATGGTGAAATTCCAAACTTATCCTTATGATGGTTTATAAGCCTAGCATTTCTTGCAAGGTGTTCATTGTTGGTATCCTGATAGTACATGTTGTTCAGAATGTGCCCTGGATTATTTACCACTCTGTTAAAAGAGAAAACATGATGAGTTATTTTCAATGCAGTACTATCAGCAGAAGGGGTAATATTCTTGAAAACCAAACTCACATCTGGCTTTCCATATAAACAAGCAAATAGTGGCAAAAACTGCATTCCAGCTGGTAGTAGAGTTGTAAGTAGTGAGCCAGCTATTAAGCCAATCATGAAAAGAACAGAAGTTACTGAATAGCTGATAAGTATTCCCAaataattttctccagacatCAGAAGCAGCAAGGCTGGAGAGGAGGACATGAGTAATATCTTCCTCAACACTCTTGCATATATTGCAGATTAGATCAATATAAGACAGAATACTGGCATTCTTAGCATTGGTTGGAAGAATGCCATGAACACATTTCCATATGAATAACTTAATAGCTGGAGAAGTATCAAGTTTCCAGATTTTATCCCAAGGAAAAGTGAGAACATCACTGATATACTTATAAGCTACCTTCTTATCATAAAGAGAGCACAGAGAAAATCCCTTTGTTAGAAAGTCTCCAAGTTATTTTGTCTTCAGTATTGATGTTGTCTTGAGTACGTTGAATAGACTATTGAACATCCTGGATGCATCATAAAGCTAAAATATCCATATCCTAATCTCCATTGGTGTTGAGAAGTTGATTGACAGTGTTAAGGTTAAAAGGGTAGTTAGGTGGTTTTGGAAGGATGTCAATTTGACCATACTATCCTATGAGAAAAACTTTAGGATTCAATATATCAATTGATGTTGGAAGTTTTTGTTTAATTTGGATGTATTGTAGTATACGGTGTTTAAGCCTTTAAGGTCATGGTTTCTTAACTTTACGGCCAGATATAATAGCAATTAATGTTAGGAATTCTTAGTTCCATCGTACACTGTCCTGAATTTTTATAATCTGTATAACCTAATTCTTAATCAAATATCTTATCAATGGCTTAAATTTGcatcactacgggaaaaatcatcattgacgacacaagataagcgttgtagtacccctacgacaactccatttcatgcattgtggaatgggggtattgtagaaagaccaagtttttctacaatggttgacacgtgttgtaaagggtgatgtgattcatggttcgacaatagtttgtcaatgttgtgattctccttcgattttttttgataacctaacacaactcttgcttgtattgtagaacaatcgtggacaacataagtagcatatcgtagaaatttttaacacaacacttattagtattgtgaatattacagttagtacacttgttagcattgtagaagtaccttgatacaactatactatgtgtagtaggactatcttggacaacacatagttatgattgtaaataaactattttacaatacttgtgaataagatcaaacccatatttcagaatatatatttcacttttgtcactactatttgtgaaatgtaaagaaacaactagattaaactgaaatgtaaataaacaattggattaaactgaaagactcattcaaattaaaccaaacccagaattaaagcattcacataccaatgtgatatacacaaaacatacaaaaaagtggcagtgatatgtttgttaccaaaagttaaGTCTCCAAAAAGATCACAAAAGATTAAGAAGTCTATTGGTAGATTATTCTATCTTTGGGCCATGTGATAAAATTTGAAACAGCATCATGAACAGTTCTGACTTCTGAAGTAGCTTGGTagacaagagcatcatccacataaGAAACCTTCACACATACAGTGTACACTGACATTTGATAAAACCTTCGCACATTTCCAAAAGAAGTAAAAAACAAAAGAGACTATTAACTATAAGATGGTGAGATATAGCCTGCTTTGCGTTACTATGAGATTCTAGTCCCTTCTCCGAGTTGAATGTCCTAGTaaacaactaaaataaaataTGTCAGATACCATAAGACATAAGGGGCAGTACTAACTGAGAATTTAATTTAAATGCACATTACAACATACTTGCTACAAGTGTTGCAAGCGACTGGAGTAGCAGCAGATTTTGgagttttttgttttatttgtcaCTCTTACCAGCCTTCTTAGCAGGATAAGGAGTCGCTATATGGACCCCAGTTCCCTTCTTTACATCATCACCTATATTCAAAACGAATATTCAAAATCTTACTACAGAAGTTCAAGTATAAACAATAAAAAACAACATACCACTAAACAATATAAGCAACAACAATCTGCTTCTTTCTCAAACAAATTGATGTCGCCAACTGGAACAGTATTTTGAGGCATCCTAACTCTTAACTGGTTACCTCTGACATCTTCTCGATCTTCCATGCCCATTAAAGTATTTTGAAGCATCCTTGCAATGTTGATACACCTTGACCTTCACTTCCAGGGAGCCATGCAGCTACGAGAGCATCAACATCtgatagataaggttcaatcacaaGAGGTCGTCCAtagataacaacaacaacacactTGATAGAGCCACAAACGTTCTTCATAGTGATCAAACCAGGTTCAGGAATTGTTAAGTTAAGGTTGTCCCCCGTTGTCTCTGCATATGGTTGCTCGCCCATCATGAATTTTACCTTCAGAATTCTCTTCACAGCATCGTCAATCCTGCTCATGGGGATTACGTTCTTCCCAAACAGGTAGGTTAGATCATGGATAAAATCAGTGTGGTTCATTGGAATCATGATGTGCAGAAATACCCAAAACATTTAATATGTCAAAGTAACTTATTGTAGTTCTAACGTTGAACTTTTAGTTTATGTCAAAATGGCCATAATACCATGTCAATGTCGGCATTAATCCCAGAATGGACGGAGTAAGTATAGTTGGTGCCTGCTGGTGAAGTAGTCCTGTCAATACCTTGCCAATCAGAAATGACGAATCCCTAACACATAATTCAAGCAATAGAAACAACAGTCTGTCAGTCATGCCTTCATTTTTCTTGGTCCAAATTAGTTTAGCTAATGCTGGTCTAGTTTAAAGAAGGTTTTCTATATACCCTGAAATTAAGAGTGTCTTTGAGGAAGTTAGTAACAAGATCACGGTTAGCATGCATCTTTTCGCTGTTCCAGCTTGAGTACGAAACCATGATGGTTGATACACCCTTGATGATTGAATTATAATAACCAGGCATATGAATACTGAGTAGTCCATGCCAGTCAGTCACTGTGTTGTTCTCGTTAATACCCTTTGTTGTGCCACCATCACCAACGAAATGCTTTGCACAAGCAGCAACCTTGTTGCTACAACACACCAAACAAAATAATAAGTCAATCCAAATAAAATTATATGATCTTCTTGCAATGAAATAGTAAAAATGATGTGAAATCTTACTTTCCACCAACATAAGGAACTCCTTTTCGAGAATCCGCGGGAACATCTCCTTGTAAACCAAGAATAATCTCAGTCATTTTCTGaacaatcttcatcttctggtacTTGGCTTCAAGTATGGCTCTCTCTTTAAAAAACATTGCTTCAATTTCATCATGCTTAGTAtgcaaacaagaaacaaaattgtCAAAAACCCATTGTAGATAGAATCAATTAAAGACCCACAAGTCACTGAACACGAATAAGAAGGAATAAACACGGTAGTTAATCATCACTGGGAACTCAACAATTTCAAATCCTGATAAGAACCCTAATCTCTAAAAGCATTgaataacaaaaaccctaaacaaataattCAATTAGACCTCTATATCATTTCCAAGATTCAATTAGATTATAAAAACCCTTAAATCCCCACAAAAATACACAAATAAATAAACCATGACTCCATAAACTTACCATAAGATCCCCTTTTCTTCCACCTGAATTCATCTCAGCATCTCTTCTCCACTGTGCTCGAGCTCAATACTTATTCAAGTTTGATCGTCGATAGAAGCAATCAACAGCTATCTCCCATTGATTCAACACATAAGATCTCATTTCTTAATAACTATCTTTAATAGCCAGTGAATACAAACAAAATaagaacagaaaccctagcttctctaatcttcattaaaactcacacatcaatcactaattcttcctcatcatactgtgttcacaaaacccatctttaatTTCTCCATTTCTAACTCAATTAACGATTCACTGAGAAAACCCTAGTTCTCGATTCATAACAGGACTCAATCTTCTTTTATAAATCCTCACGATTTAAATTTCCTCAAGCCATACCTCAATTTCACCTCTCGATTTTCAACTGAAGAAGagcagagaagaagaacgaaaaaaaagaaagaagaagagagaataagaagagaaaatgagtttcaaagAAGCCATTGCAATTTGAAAGAACCGATCTACAACTTCCGTATGTTTTTTTACATAAGAGAGTGATCGAGAAATATATTCTGTGGTGAGTTAGGGTTTTATTTTGCAAGGGAGGCAGAAGATAAGGTTAGAGATGAAGATAAGAGAGGAAATGAAGAAACTGtgagaaattttcttttgatcttctATATACCTATATTTAAACGGCCAAGATTTGATTTAAATATGGTCATACGGATTATGGATATCTTTGGACGGTGGAGATTTGATTTGAgactgtcatacggatcaaggaaagtgtgttttctttgtgtgtttctttgtgctttctctatgTGCTTCCggattgaatttcgactagtcacataagtcgtgaagtaatttcgactatccatacatgtcatgaagtagctttagttcacactggaAGACTCGGGTTCTCAGGATAcaccattgaaatcgataaatatgaagctctttgtgtgtttttttgttctttttttgtgatttcgatttgtgcttttgtgctttatttttttgctttcggtttattttaactaGGGTTAGtaagatacatcatcgaaatcgataattatgaagctcagtgtcgactcgaacttcaaatgtggcataaTGGGATACAAACTATGAATCGGGAAGCTccagagggttctgacttcaagcttagcataatacatcatcgaaattgataaatatgaatctcaatttAGATTCGAAATTAGGTATAACGACAAATAaagtatgaatcatgaagctccaggagggttctgacttcaaacttggcatgatacatcatcgaaatcgataataaatataaatctcagagtcgatttaaacttaaaatatggtataacgacatagaaactatgaatcatgaagctccgggagagttctgactttaaacgtagcatgatatatcatcgaaatcaataataaatataaatctcagagtcgatttaaacttaaaatatggtataacgacatagaaactatgaatcatgaagctccaggagagttctgactttaaacgtagcatgatatatcatcgaaatcgataaatatgaagcttagagtcgattcgaacttcaattatggtataaagacatagaaactatgaatcatgaagttccgggagagttctgacttctaacgtagcatgatatatcatcgaaatcgataaatatgaagctcaaagtcgattcgaacttcaaatatggtataacggcatagaaactatgaaccaaaaagctctgggagggttatgacttcaagcttggcatgatacatcatcgaaatcgataattatgaagctcagtgtcgattcgaacttcaaatgtggcataatggcatacaaaCAATGAATCAGGAAGCTACAggagggttttgacttcaaacttagcatgatacatcatcgaaatcgataaatatgaatctcaatgtcgattcgaacttcaaattcggtataacgagaaacaaactatgaatcatgaagcttcaggagggttctaacttcaaacttggcatgatacatcatcgaaatcgataaatatgaatctcagagtcgattcgaacttcaaatatggtataacgacatataaaatatgaatcatgaagctccgggagagttctgacttcaagcttagcataatacatcatcgaaattgataaatatgaatctcaatgtcgattcgaacttcaaattaggtataacgacaaataaagtatgaatcatgaagctccacgagggttctgacttcaaacttggcatgatacatcatcgaaatcaataataaatataaatctcagagtcgatttaaacttaaaatatggtataacgacatagaaactatgaatcatgaagctccgggagagttctgactttaAACGTAGCATAAtatatcatcaaaatcgataaatatgaaacttagagtcgattcaaacttcaattatggtataacgacagagaaactatgaatcatgaagttccgggagagttctgacttctaacgtagcatgatatatcatcgaaatcgataaatatgaagctcaaagtcgattcgaacttcaaatatggtataacggcaTAGAAACTATGAACCAAAAAGATCtgggagggttatgacttcaaacttggcatgatagatcatcgaaatcgataattatgaagctcagtgtcgattcgaacttcaaatgtggcataaTCGCATGCAAACAATGAATCAGGAAGCTACAggagggttttgacttcaaacttagcatgatacatcatcgaaatcgataaatatgaatctcaatgtctattcgaacttcaaattcggtataacgacaaacaaactatgaatcatgaagcttcaggagggttctaacttcaaacttggcatgatacatcatcgaaatcgataaatatgaatctcagagtcgattcgaatttcaaatatggtataacgacatagaaactatgaatcatgaagctccgggaAAGTTCTGACTTCTAGCTTAGCataatacatcatcgaaattgataaatatgaatctcaatgtcgattcgaacttcaaattaggtataacgacaaataaagtatgaatcatgaagctccaggagggttctgacttcaaacttggcatgatacatcatcgaaatcaataataaatataaatctcagagtcggtttaaacttaaaatatggtataacgacatagaaactatgaatcatgaagctccgggagagttctgactttaaacgtagcatgatatatcatcgaaatcgataaatatgaagcttagagtcgattcgaacttcaattatggtataacgacagagaaactatgaatcatgaagttccgggagagttctgacttctaacgtagcatgatatatcatcaaaatcgataaatatgaagctcaaagtcgattcgaacttcaaatatggtataacggcatagaaactatgaaccaagaatctctgggagggttatgacttcaaacttggcatgatacatcatcgaaatcgataattatgaagctcagtgtcgatttgaACTTTAaatgtggcataatggcatacaaaCAATGAATCAGGAAGCTACAGGAGGGGTtttaacttcaaacttagcatgatacatcatcgaaatcgataaatatgaatctcaatgtcgattcgaactttaaattcggtataacgagaaacaaactatgaatcatgaagcttcaggagggttctaacttcaaacttggcatgatacatcatcgaaatcgataaatatgaatctcagagtcgattcgaacttcaaatatggtataacgacatataaactatgaatcatgaagctctgggagagttatgacttcaaacttagcatgatacatcatcgaatcgataaatttgaagctcaatgtcggtttgaacttcctaagaacgatgaattcattcaTCTATAgctaagattccattggaatattctccgaaaccttaaacatacCACAAATTTGTTAACTTCGACATTGAACCTGGCTACGAGCTCAAAACCTGGCCTTGAGTAGACTACAATAAGTCGGAAActgcgtaagaacgatgaatccaccaatctacaagtaagatttcatcggaatattctctgaaaccttaaacacaccacaaATTAGACACTGAACCAGGATGTGAGCTCGATAGTTGGtcgcgagtggactattataagtcgaaaactttataggaacgatgaattcaccaatttacagataagattccatcagaatattccatttacaggtaagattccttcgagatattctacgaaatattaaaaaaatcatatttctgcatattgtatgcgtacccggatccaagatcgaaacctggccttcgaatcccccaaacctcattttttccgacattctatattttaacttcaacaacacttataagtgttgttatacgtttctattaaaaaaaaaaaacctaaacttgtgaactgtaaggatggttgatgagctagacatccatgcattaggttcatgttcgaatctctcctctaacgtatttttcattatcatatattttgtgttcttcaacaacacttgtgagaattgtgataggctaagtcactacacttatgaaacaaagttgttatacctaaatgtcgtcacaacattTTTgttaaaggagttgtcgtttgttttcttagcgcaaccccttgttcctaagggttggtagtgatgatatacgacaactcttcctttgaaaccagttgtaaaacatatgactttctacgatgtatagcgaagtgttgtaaatctccagttgtaggtGTATATTTTTCCCATAGTGCATGCTAATATACCGGGGTTTTTATGTGATTTCCCTGTCTAGAACCAAGCTATTACCCTAGGCTATGTATGTATAAGTTTGATATATATGTTAATGGCAACTTCGTCGAATAAACATTTTGCTGATAATGCTGAAGGCATATGTTATAGTTTGAGCTGTACGGATGGTTATCCGTTAACAAATGTAACTTTCCCACAAATGGTTTTGCTGCCGAATTGTATCACAAAAGCTTTCTTATTATGTGATTCCGGGGTAGTCAA
Above is a genomic segment from Papaver somniferum cultivar HN1 chromosome 10, ASM357369v1, whole genome shotgun sequence containing:
- the LOC113315859 gene encoding uncharacterized protein LOC113315859 codes for the protein MNSGGRKGDLMHDEIEAMFFKERAILEAKYQKMKIVQKMTEIILGLQGDVPADSRKGVPYVGGNNKVAACAKHFVGDGGTTKGINENNTVTDWHGLLSIHMPGYYNSIIKGVSTIMVSYSSWNSEKMHANRDLVTNFLKDTLNFRGFVISDWQGIDRTTSPAGTNYTYSVHSGINADIDMVLWPF